In Polyangiaceae bacterium, the genomic window AGCACGACGATCTGCTCGAGCTTGCGGCTGAGGCCCCAGCGCTTGCCCGGGATGCTCCGGCGGTAGACGGCACGCTCGAGCACGACGTCATCGAGCTTGCCCAGGCTCAGGCGCTCCCAGCCGCTCGACTTCATTTCCAGAAAACGCCGCGCTCCGAACACCGCCCCCCAGTACACGTTGTGGCTGAGGTTGCCCGGCCGGCCGGCGATCTTGCTGCCGCAGTCGATTTGGTCGTTCGAGCACAGGGCCACCCGGACGTGGACCACGAGCGGCTTGCCGGCGGCGAGGTCGGCGCGGGTCTTGGAGCGGTCCCAGTCCTGGGCCCGCGCGCGGGCGGTCAGGAGCAGGAGGGCGGCCAGTAGACAGAGGCAGAAGAGGCGGCGCACGACCGGCATCGGGGCAGACCCGATGACTGTGACCTGCCTTGGGTTTTTGTCGGGGCGGGCAGATTCGAACTGCCGACCTCACGGACCCGAACCGTGCGCGCTACCAAACTGCGCTACGCCCCGCCTCCGGCCGGGGCCGGAAGGGCGCGCGAACATGAACAATGGCGGAGGTCATGTCAAGCACTCCCGCGAAAATCCGTGTAATTTTTCCGGCGGAGGTGACTTGGGACGCTGGCTCTTCCTGAGTGCGATGATTGCGGGAGCCTGCGTCAGCGGAGGAGATCGCGCGCCGCCGTCCGCGGGCGTCCCGCCGCCCGCAGCGGGCACCACCGCCTTGGTGGGCGCATTCCGCGGCCCGTACACCATCCTGGGGGTGTGCGGGAACTGCGAGACGCAGGACCGCTTCTACGACGAGGGCAGCCGGCGCGAGGTGAACGTCCTGCTCCGAGCTTCCGTGCCGGGGCACGAGCGCGTGCAGGCGCAGACACGCTGTCGGGCCCTGGGACGCTGGCTCGATCACCCGGGGAGTTGCGGCGAGGGGCAGTGCCGCTCTTTCGTGGTGGAAGCGGTGCGGGCGCCCTGACTCAGCTCACGGTGCGACCGGCCTCACCGCCGCGGCGGCCAGCTTGGCGCGTTCCCGTGCGAGCTCGACGGAGTCGGCGCGGGCGAGGGCCACGCCCATGCGTCGCTTCTTGAACGACTCGGGCTTGCCGAACAGGCGGAGCTCGGTGCCGGGTACGGCGAGCGCCTCGGCCACGCCCTCGAAGGCGATGCCCTTCTGCTCCAGGCCGCCGTAGACGACCGCGCTGGCGCCGGGGGTGCGCAGGCTGGTGTCCACGGGCAAGCCCAGGATGGCCCGCGCGTGCAGCGCGAACTCGCTCTGGTGTTGCGACACCAGGGTGACCAGTCCCGTGTCGTGGGGGCGGGGGCTCACCTCCGAGAACCAGACCTGATCGCCCTTCACGAACAGCTCGACGCCGAAGATGCCCCAGCCGCCCAGGCGATCGGTGATCTCGCGCGCCATGCCGCGGGCCTTCTCGAGCGCGGCGGGGGTCATCGGCTGGGGCTGCCACGACTCGACGTAGTCGCCGTCGATCTGCACGTGGCCGACGGGCTCGCAGAACGCGGTGCCGCCGGCGTGGCGCACGGTCAGCAGCGTGATCTCGAAGTCGAACTCGACCTCTGCTTCGACGATCACGCGGGTCTGCTTCACGCGCCCTGCCGCCAGCGCGTACTCCCAGGCCAGCTTCACCTGGGAGCGGTCCTTGATCTTGCTCTGCCCTTTGCCGGACGAGCTCATCACGGGCTTGACGAAACACGGCACGCCGATGCCGCCGTCCACCGCAGCCTCGAGCTCTTCGAGCGAAGAGCAGAACGCATGGCGCGAGCTCGGCAGCCCGGCCTCGACGGCGAGCCTGCGGATGCGCTCGCGGTTCATGGTGGTGTGCGCGGCGTTGGCGGTGGGGATCACCTTGGCCAGCCCCTCGGCCTCGAGCTTCACCAGCTCGTCGGTGGCGATGGCCTCGATCTCGGGCACGACCAGGTGCGGGCGTTCCTTCAGCACCAGCTCGCGCAACGCCGCTCCGTTCGTCATGTCGATGACGTGCGCGCGATGCGCCACCTGCTGCCCGGGCGCGTCCGCATAGCGATCGACCGCGATGACCTCGACACCCAGGCGCTGAAGCTCGATCACGACCTCTTTGCCGAGCTCACCGGAGCCGAGGAACATGACCTTGGTGGCGCTGGGCGAGAGGGGCGTTCCGAGTCGCATGGGCCGCTGCTCCCGCTGAGCTTCCCCGGCGTCAATCGGCCAGCCCGGACGGGCATGTAGGTGCGAGTACGACACAAACGAACTGCTCGGTGAAACCAGACATGTCTAATATGGGTATTAGACAAAGTCTCAACGGAGGAATCTATGAAGATCACATCTCGTTTCGCCACGGCATTGGTCATCGCTCTCGGGGTCGGGGTAGCCGGCTGCGGCTCTGACGACGACTCGTCCGAGCCCTCGAACCAGCAGCAGCAGAAGTCGATCATCGAGACCGCGCAGGCCGCGGGGAGCTTCACCACCCTGGTCACGGCGGTCGAGGCCGCAGGCCTGGTGGAGACGCTCAGTGGTCCCGGCCCTTTCACGGTGTTCGCGCCCACGGACGACGCCTTCGCCAAGCTGCCGGCTGGCACCGTGGACACGCTGCTGAAGCCCGAGAACAAGCAGGCTCTCGCCGACATCCTGACCTACCACGTGGTGAGCGGTGACGTGCGCGCCGACACGGTGGTCACGCTGTCCAGCGCCAAGACCGTCAACGGAGCCGACGTCAGCATCAAGGTGATGGACGGCTCGGTGATCCTCAACGACTCGGTGAAGGTCGTGCAAACCGACATCGTCGCCACGAATGGCGTGATCCACGTGCTCGACGCGGTGCTCCTGCCGCCGGAGGGCTGAGGCCGGCGCGCGAAAAAAGCGCTTGATCGTCGTCCGCGCTCTGCTGGAGTGGCCCCATGCGTCCACTGCTTCGCCGGGCGCGGCTCACCCTGGCCGCCACCTCGCTCTGCCTCCCGCTCTCGCTTTCGGCGTGCGGCAGCGACGAGGTGGCCGGCGACGACGGGGAGGGCACCGGTCTCGACGGTGACGACATCGAGCTCGGCGAGCTCGGCGCCGACGACCTCAAGGCCGACGGCAACTGGGGAGCGGCCACCACCTGCAAGGCCATCCCGAACCTGCCGAAGCTGAAGGACCCGCGGATCACCGTCTCGCTCAACGGTCTCACGCTGCACCTGGTCGATCCGGAGACGGGCTACGACAAGGTGTTCCCCATCGGCCCCGGCACCATCAACACCAACGCGGGCGAGACGACGTCCGGCGAGTCGCGCAGCATGTTCCCGGTGCTGAGCCAGGGCAAGCAGGACTTCAGCATCACGCCCGCCACCAGCACCGCCTGCAAGATCTGGTGGACCGACAAGGCCACCGGCGAGACGCTGCCGGTGTTCGCGGGCTTGCCGTTCCTGTCCTTCAGTGGGCCGTACGCCATCCACGGACCGGTCGACAACTACCGCGCGGCGAACGGCGGCAACCTGCGGCGCGGCTTCGTCTCTCACGGCTGCATCCGCATGCGCGCCGAGGACGTGCTGGAGCTCTACGCGCGCATCAAGGGCCTGGCGAAGGTCCCCGTGCACCTGCAGCGGGAGCCCGAGCGCGACGCCGAGGGCGTGCGCGTGGACGTGCCCGATCCGTGGCTGGGCGCGGAGTGCGTGGAGGACTCGGACTGCGTCGATCCCAGCCTGACGTGCAAGACGAACCCGCTGAGCGAGCGCGGCTTCTGCACCAAGTCGTGCACCAGCCTCTGCCCCGACAAGCCCGGCTACCCCACTTCGTTCTGCGTCGCCGATCCGGAGGCCCCGACCAAGGGAATGTGCGTGCTCAAGGAGAACAGCACGAACCTCGGCTGCCGCCCCCTCGATCACTTCAAGCCCCAGACCCAGAAGCGCTTCGGCGCGAGCACCACCACGGCCAAGGTCTGCTTGCCCGGCTCGCCGGGCTGGATCGGCGATCAGTGCCTGGACGCGAGCGACTGCCAGAGCGGCAACACCTGCTTCGGAGCCAGCACCACCGCAGCCGGCGTCTGCACCCGCGCCTGCACCGGCTCGTGTCCCGACCAGGCCGGAACGCCGCTCACCTACTGCGTGAACGACCCCGCGCTCGGCGGCAGCATGTGCGCGCGCAGCTGCACGCCGGCCAGCAACGCCAGCGAGTGCCCCGCTGGCTCGGCGTGCGTCACGAAGAAGCAGGTCGGCTCGACGAAGTCGCGCTCGGTGTGCGTGCCGGAGTAGGCAGCGTCTGCCCACGGCATGACGGTCCCCTACTTCGCCTACGGCTCGAACCTGGGCCAGAGTGCGCTCCGCGAGCGCTGCCCGTCGGCGCGCCAGCTCGGCGTCGCGCGGGTCGAGGGGTTCCGGCTGGGCTTCACCCGCCGCTCCGAGAAGCGCCGCGGCGGCGTGGCGGATCTGGTCCCGGCGCCAGGGAGCGTCGTCTGGGGTGCGCTCTTCGACGTCGGCGACGAGCTCGAGCTGCTGGACCGCTACGAGGGCGTGCCGACGGCTTACCGGCGCGAGCTCTGGAAGGTGACGACGCCGGAGGGGTCTTCGGTGGAGGCCTGGGTGTACGTGGTCGCGCAGAAGGCAGCCGAGATGCTGCCGAGCCGAGAGTACTGGGAGCTCTTGGTGGAGGGCGCGAGGGAGGCGGGGCTCTCGGGCGAATACGTGGCGGAGATCGAACGAATCGCCCACTTGCCCTGAGCTACTCTGGCCCTCGTGTCCTCCCTCGCCGAGCGTCGCGCCCGCGTGAACCGGCTGCTCACCGAGGCTGCATCGCACAAGCTCCTGCGCGCCGGGACGTCCCACGCCCTCGAACGCGCGCGCGAAGCCCACGAGCTCGCGAGCGCGCCGCCCAAGCTCCAGCCGTGGGCCGCGCTCGCCGCGTACCGCCTCGCGCACCTCGTGCTCCGCGACCCGCGCACGCAGGAGACGTTGGAGGAGGCTGACGCGCTCTTCGCCGAGGCGGCGCGGGAGCCCTTGCTCGGCCCGTATCCGCGCATCTATCGGCTGGCCCTGCTCGGGCGGCTGGGCGCCTCGCGCGCGGTCGTCGAGCGCACCTTCGCGGAAGCGGTCAGCGCGCACGACGCCTGGGTGCGCGGGCGCGACGCCTCCGCACCGTCCGTGCCGATCCAGACCGACCTGTTCGCGATGCTCGAGCTCGCCGGCTACTTCCTCGATCTCGACCGAGCGCCCCTCGAAGGGCGCGGCGCGCGGCCGGACGAGCCCTACCTCGGCGACGCGCACTGGCGGCTGGTCGGCCCGGACCCGGGTCTCGCCGACGTCAGCGTCTCCGAGGCGACCGCGCTCGCCGAGCTCGACGCGCTGGCACCGACGCTCGTGCCCGCCTTCGTGTTCCGGCTCCCGCCGGATCGCGCCGGGGCGGTGCTCCGCTTCGCCGAGGGCCCGTGGTTGCCGCTGCCCCATCGCGCCGCGCGTCTGCTCGCGTGTCTGCTCCGACAGCACGCCGCCGATGCCCGACAGCTCACCGTGCGCGTGATGGGCAGCGACGGTCGCGCGCAGCAGACCGCGCTCAGGCAGGTGCGGCACCGCCTGGCCGAACAGCTGCGCGCCCGCGGCCTCAGACTGCCCGACGAGCTCGTCGTCACAGCCCCAGGCGAGCGCCCGCGCCTCGCCCCCGGCCTGGTCGTCTTGGGCGCCGTGAGCGACGCGGGCTACGCCGACACCGACCCGGACTAGCCGAAATCCCCGGCTGTCACGCGCCGGTCACGCCCTCGGTCGCAGCTTGCGATCGAAAGGAAAACCGATGCGCCACTACGAACCCGTCGTCGATGTCTTCTACCGCCCCGAGGTCGCCGCCCCGGATTCGCGCGGGAACTTCTCCAAGAGCCCGACGAAGCCACGCCGCTACGTCGAGTGGCTGCTCCGTTCGCCGCTCGCCTCGGCCACGCGGCTCCGCGAGGACTTCGCGCCGCTCGGCCGCGACGACTTCCTGATCGCCCACGAAGCCGCCTACGTGGACGGCTTCTTCGCCGGCCACGCCCCGCACGCCGAGTCCAACGGGCTCTGCTGGAGCCCAGCCTTCGCCCAGAGCGTCCGCTACACCAACGGCAGCCTCGTCGCCGCCCTGCGCGCCGCGTGCGACCGCCCCGCCCGCATCGCAGTGAGCCCCACCAGCGGCTTCCACCACGCCACGCCCCGCGGCGGCTCGGCCTTCTGCACCTTCAGCGGCCAGGTGATCGCCAGCGTGCTCCTCCATCGCGAGCGCGGGCTGTGCGGCGCTTGGATCGATCTGGACGGTCACTTCGGCAACAGCATCGGCGACTCTCGCGGGTTCGTCCCCGATCTCGACCAGGCCATCGCAGTGAACCTCGACCCGTCCGGCGACCACGCGACCTACCTGGCCGAGCTCGAGGGCGGGCTCGCGCGGATCGGCGAGTTGGTCCTCGCTCGCCGCGTCCACTACGTCGCGTTCGCGCACGGCGCCGACTCGCATGAAGAGGACGACCTGGGCGGCCAGTGCTCGACCGAGGAATGGCTGGAGTCGAGCCGCCTGGTCTACTCGGCCATCGATCGCTGGAGCCAGACCCTCGGCGCGCCGGTGCCGCTCGCTCTCGCGCTCTTCGGTGGCTACCGTGGCGACGATCCCGATTTCGTCCTGCGCTTGCATGGAGCCGACCTGGCTATCGGCCTCGACACGCTCTGCGGTACTTGCCTGGGGCTCGAGCCATGAAGACCGAGCGATTCTTCGTGCGGCCGAAGGCTGATCTGAAGGCCCTGGAGGACGCCATCATCGACTGGATCGACGCGCTGCGCGCCGAGCGGGGCCTGCCGCCGCTGGCGGACAGTCGAAGTGAAGCGAGTAGTCGGGGCGGGCAGATTCGAACTGCCGACCTCACGGACCCGAACCGTGCGCGCTACCAAACTGCGCTACGCCCCGAAGCCCGCGCAGCTCGACGGCTGCGCGGGCGCTAGGTGATGTGGCTCAGCCTTTCTGGGCCTTGTGCTTCTTCAGGTCCTCGACCAGCGCCGGGACCGCCTGGAACAGATCGGCGACCAGGCCGTAGTCGGAGAGCTGGAAGATGGGGGCCTCGGCGTCCTTGTTGATGGCGACGATGGTCTTGCTGCCCTTCATGCCGGCGATGTGCTGGATGGCGCCGGAGATGCCGATGGCGAAGTAGAGGCTGGGCGCGACGATCTTGCCGGTCTGGCCGACCTGCAGATCGCCTGGGCAGTAGCCGGCGTCGCAGGCGGCGCGGCTGGCGCCGATGGCGGCTCCCAGGGTGTCGGCCAGCGGGTTCAGCACGTCGAAGAACTTCTCCTTCAACGCGCGGCCGCCGGAGACCACGATGCTGGCTTCGCCCAGATCGGGGCGGGCGCTCTTGACCGCCTCGAGCGAGACGAACTCGACGCGGCTGGCTCCGGCGCTGGGCGCGACCTTGGCGACCGACTCGACGGGGGAGGAGCCGCCGCTCGGAGCGGCGGGCTCGAACTCGCTCTGGCGCGCGGTGGCGACCTGGATGGCGGTTCCGAGCTCGACGTGGCCGAACACGTTGCCGGCGAACATCGGGCGCTTGAACACGACCTTGTTGCCGCTGACGCTGAGGCCCGAGCAGTCGCCGGCGTAGGCGGCGTCGAGCTTGGCGGCGACGCGCGGGAGCAGGTCCTTGCCGAAGCTGGACGCGCACGCGACGATCAGGCCGTAGGCCTTGCCGACCTCGGCCACCGTGGGCGCGTATTGCTCGCACACGTAGTTCGCGAGGCTCGCGTCTTCGCAAGCCAGCACCTTGGCCGCGCCGAAGCCGGTGAGCTCCGCGGCGGCGGCCTTGGCGCTCGCGCCCATCACGAGGATGGAGAAGCTGCCGCCCAGGGCGGGCAACGCTTGTTTGGCCATCGCGATGGCCGAGTGAGTGGTCTTCCTGACCTTGCCGTCGGCGGTCAGCTCTGCAACGACGAGAATGTCTGCCATGGCTCGTTCCTTCCTCAGATGGCCTTCGCCTCGGTGGCGAGCTTCTGGACGAGCTCGGCTACGTCCTTGACCTTCACGCCGGCCTTGCGCCCGGGGGGCGCCTCGAACCGGACGTACTTGCTGGTGAGCGCCGCGTCGCCGACCAGCTCGGCGAGCTTCTTCACGGCGAGCGGCTTCTTCTTGGCCTGCATGATCGCAGGCAGGGGCGCGAAGCGCACCTCTTCGTAGGGGTACTTGAAGCCCGCGGCCGTCTTCGACGAGTACACGCTGTCCGGCGCCACGATGCGCAGGTCCACGGTGATCACCGCGGGGAACTTCACCCTGAGCGTGCTGACGCCGCCGTCCACCTCGCGCCCGACGAGCAGGCCACCGGCCTCCTCCTTGATCGTCGCTGCGAACGTCGCCATCGGCCAGTCGAGCATCGCGGCCACGGCTTGGCCGACGTAGTTGTTCTCGCCGTCCACGACCTGCTTGCCCATGATGACGAGGTCGGGCTTCTCCTCCTCGACGATCTTCTTGATGGCCAGGGCGACCAGCCGGCCGTCCAGCGCCTCGTCCGTCGTGTCCACGCGGATGGCGCGGTCGGCGCCGGTGGCGAGCGCGGAGCGCAGGTTGGTCTCCGTCTCCGTCGGCCCGAGCGTCAGGGCCACGACCTCGCCCACGCGAACCTTGGGGGCCTTGCCGTCTTCGGTCAGGCGCAGCGCGGTCTCGAGGGCGTACAGATCGAAGGGATTGATCTGCCACTCCAGGCCGGCGGTATCGACCTTGTCGGCGGAGGCAGGGATCTTCACCTTGTTGTGGTTCGCGGGGTCCGCGACCCGCTTGAGCGGGACCAGGATCTTCACGGCAAGCTCCTTTGGTGAGGCCCGCCCACGTTCCTCCCGAGGGAGGGGGCGTGTATCGAGCCGGAGGGACGAGGGGCTGTCTCGCGAGCCGCCCGGATTTGCCCGGGAAACGGCGCGCTGGACCCGAGCGAGGTAGATCCTTTGGAGCGTCGCGTCAATGACGATGCCCCGCATTCTCTGCCGCTCGCGCCCGGGCCCGCGGTTTCTCTCGCGCTCGCGGGGTCCGGCGGTGGAATATGCCGCCTCCCATGTCCATCACCACGGACTGCCTCGTCCTGGGCAGCGGCATCGCGGGGCTCACCTTCGCGCTCAACGCGGCTCGCCACGGCAGCGTCCTGATCGTGACCAAACGCGCGCGGGAAGACTCCTCGACGGCCTGGGCGCAAGGCGGCGTGGCCGCGGTGCTCGCCCCCGACGACACCCTCGAGCGCCACGTCGCCGACACGCTGACCGCCGGTGCCGGGCTCTGTCACCAGCTGGCCGTCGAGCTGTGCGTCAAGGAGGGTCCCGCCGCCATCCGGCAGCTCGTCGACTACGGCGTGCCGTTCTCCCGGAACGAGCAGGGTGAGCTCGACCTGGGCCGCGAAGGCGGGCACACCGCGCGGCGCGTGGCGCACGCGGGGGACATCACGGGTCGCGAGATCGAGCGGACGCTGCTCGAGCGCGTGGCGGAGAACCCGAACATCACGCTCCTCGACTGGCACATGGGCGTGGACCTGATCGTGCTCAGCAAGTTCGGCGGGCCCGACACCTGCGTCGGCGCCTACGTGCTGGACGAGAAGAGCGGGACCGTGCGCCGCGTGCTGGCGCGCCAGACCGTGATCGCCACCGGCGGGGCCGGCAAGGTCTACCTCTACACCTCGAACCCCGACGTCGCGACGGGCGACGGCATCGCCATGGCGTACCGCGCCGGTGCCGAGATCGCGAACATGGAATTCTACCAGTTCCACCCCACCTGCCTGCACCACCCGCAGGCCCGGACCTTCCTGATCAGCGAGGCGCTCAGGGGCGAAGGCGCGATCCTGCGCCACCCGGAGACGAAGGAAGCGTTCATGACGCGGCACCATCCGATGGCGGATCTGGCGCCCCGCGACATCGTGGCCCGGGCCATCGACTTCGAGATGAAGAAGAGCGGCAGCGACTACGTGCTGCTCGACATCACCCACAAGCCCGCCAGCTTCGTCAAGGAGCGCTTCCCGAACATCCACGCGGAGTGCCTGCGCTACGGCATGGACATGACCGAGCGACCGCTGCCGGTGGTGCCCGCGGCGCACTACCTGTGCGGCGGCATCACCAGCGACCTGCACGGGCGCACCAGCCTGCCGGGTCTGATGGCCATCGGCGAGAGCGCGTGCACGGGCCTGCACGGCGCCAACCGCCTGGCGTCGAACTCGCTGCTCGAGGGCCTGGTGCTCGGCAAGCGTGCGGCGGACAAGGCCGGCCCGCTGTTGCCGGAGCTCAGGCAGAGCCCCTGGCCGGAGGTGCCGGAGTGGGAGGTGGGCAGCGCCGTGCCGAGCGACGAGGCGGTCGTGGTCACGCAGAACTGGGACGAGCTCCGCCGCTTGATGTGGAACTACGTCGGCATCGTGCGGAGCGACACGCGGCTCCGGCGAGCGGCGCGGCGCGTTGCGCTGCTCGAGGAGGAGATCCGCGAGTACTACTGGAAGCACCTGGTGAACCGCGATCTGCTCGAGCTCCGCAACATCGCCACCGTGGCCGAGCTCATCATCTCGTGCGCGGCCAGCCGCCGCGAGAGCCGTGGCCTGCACTCGACCTTGGACTACGCCGAGACGAGGCCCGAGCTCGCCGAGGACACCGTGACCAAGCGCGGCGTCGTGCCGCACCTGCGCGGGCGCTGAGGGCTGAGATGGCCGAGCCGCGGGTCGCGCTGTGCCTGCCGGGTGGCGGCGCCACCGGCGCGATGTTCCAGATCGGCGCCCTGGCCGCGCTGGAAGACGGCCTCCTGGGTCTGGAAGAGCGGGGCTTCGACCTCTACGTGGGCACCAACAGCGGAGCGAGCGTGGCCGCCGCCCTGGCCGCGGGGCAAGACCCGGAGCGCCTGTACCGCGCGTTCCTGGATCCGGCTGACCAGTACTTCCCGCTCGAGCGCAAGCACATCCTGAAAATGGACCTCGATGCCTGGCGGCGCACGCTCGTGAGCGCTTGGCAGGCGCTCCGCCACGGCACCAGCAGCCTGATCTCGCGCGCGCCAGCGCCTTCCCCGGCGGTGCTCTGGGAGGAGCTCGATCGCTTCTACGACACGCTGCCCACCGGGCTCTTCTCCCTCGACGCTTACGAGCGTTTCCTGGAGGACTTCTTCGTGCGGCGCGGCATCCCGAACACGTTCCACGGCATGCCCAAGCCCTTGCGCATCATGGCCCACGACCTCGACTCCGGGGAGCGCGTGCTGTTCGGTGCGGAGGGCTTCGATCACGTGCCGGTGACCCGGGCCTGCATCGCCAGCATGGCGGTGGCGCCGTTCTTCTCGCCGGTGCGCATCGCCGACCGCTGGTACATCGATGCGGGCTCCGCCCAGGTCTCGCACCTGGACGTGGCAGTCGGCGAGGGCGCCAACGTGATCGTGGTGGTGAACCCCATGGTCCCCGTGCGTGCTCAGGCCGTACCTACCGGTCACGGTCTGAAGGGCAGCGTGCGCGACAAGGGCCTGATGTGGGTGATGAACCAGTCGCTGCGCATCGGCATGCACCAGCAGATGCACGAATCCATGACGCGCATCGTCCAGAGCGGGGCCGCGGACGTACTCCTGATCGAGCCCGAACCGACCGACGCCCTGCTCTTCATGTACAACCCGGCGAGCTTCGCGGCGCGCCGCAAGATCCTCGAGCACGCCTACCGGACCACGCGCGCGCGCATCGGCGGCTGGCTCGAATCGAGGCACCCGGCGCTGGACCACGCGGGATTCACGCCCAAGGCAGAAATCGACTAGAGCATTCTCGACTCGTGCCACACGGCGTCTGGCGATCGAACGCGACCGGACCCGCAGTCGGCGCCGGCCTCGCCGGTCTTCACGGCGGGGCTTCGCCCCGCACCCCGCGCGGGGAACCCCAACCCCGCGCCGCCACTGTTCCATCGGGTCGAAAGACGCTCTAACGTCGCCGGGGCCCCCGATGACCTCGACCCTGATCTCCACGCTCCTGCTCGCCATCCTGTACCTCGCCGTCGTGCGCTTCGTGGACATGAACGAGAAGGAGCCGCTGTGGGCCATGCTCATGGTGTTCTTCCTGGGTGCCGCCGGCGCCACGCTCGTCGCCCTGGTCGCCCAGAACACGCTGCTCGGGCTGAACCTCTGGGCCAGCGCCTCGATCAAGGAGCTGGTGAAGTTCCTGGGCATCGGCGCCGGCGTCGGCGTGTTGGTCGCCTATGGCCAGCGGCGCGGCTGGGAGGAGTTCAACGGCACGATGGACGGCATCGTGTACGGCACCTGCGGCGGGCTCGGCTTCGGCGTGGGCGAGCGCTTGGTCCACGAGCTGACGTTCGCCAGCGTCAGCGTGCCGGGCCTCGAGGTGTCGCAGGTGGCGAGCTTCGGCAAGCTGGCGCTCTCTGGCCTCTCGGACGGCGTGGTCGGCGCGATCATCGGCGCGGGCTTCGGCTTGGCCTCGGAGGCGAAGGCGCCGATC contains:
- the purT gene encoding formate-dependent phosphoribosylglycinamide formyltransferase — protein: MRLGTPLSPSATKVMFLGSGELGKEVVIELQRLGVEVIAVDRYADAPGQQVAHRAHVIDMTNGAALRELVLKERPHLVVPEIEAIATDELVKLEAEGLAKVIPTANAAHTTMNRERIRRLAVEAGLPSSRHAFCSSLEELEAAVDGGIGVPCFVKPVMSSSGKGQSKIKDRSQVKLAWEYALAAGRVKQTRVIVEAEVEFDFEITLLTVRHAGGTAFCEPVGHVQIDGDYVESWQPQPMTPAALEKARGMAREITDRLGGWGIFGVELFVKGDQVWFSEVSPRPHDTGLVTLVSQHQSEFALHARAILGLPVDTSLRTPGASAVVYGGLEQKGIAFEGVAEALAVPGTELRLFGKPESFKKRRMGVALARADSVELARERAKLAAAAVRPVAP
- a CDS encoding fasciclin domain-containing protein, which produces MKITSRFATALVIALGVGVAGCGSDDDSSEPSNQQQQKSIIETAQAAGSFTTLVTAVEAAGLVETLSGPGPFTVFAPTDDAFAKLPAGTVDTLLKPENKQALADILTYHVVSGDVRADTVVTLSSAKTVNGADVSIKVMDGSVILNDSVKVVQTDIVATNGVIHVLDAVLLPPEG
- a CDS encoding L,D-transpeptidase codes for the protein MRPLLRRARLTLAATSLCLPLSLSACGSDEVAGDDGEGTGLDGDDIELGELGADDLKADGNWGAATTCKAIPNLPKLKDPRITVSLNGLTLHLVDPETGYDKVFPIGPGTINTNAGETTSGESRSMFPVLSQGKQDFSITPATSTACKIWWTDKATGETLPVFAGLPFLSFSGPYAIHGPVDNYRAANGGNLRRGFVSHGCIRMRAEDVLELYARIKGLAKVPVHLQREPERDAEGVRVDVPDPWLGAECVEDSDCVDPSLTCKTNPLSERGFCTKSCTSLCPDKPGYPTSFCVADPEAPTKGMCVLKENSTNLGCRPLDHFKPQTQKRFGASTTTAKVCLPGSPGWIGDQCLDASDCQSGNTCFGASTTAAGVCTRACTGSCPDQAGTPLTYCVNDPALGGSMCARSCTPASNASECPAGSACVTKKQVGSTKSRSVCVPE
- a CDS encoding gamma-glutamylcyclotransferase — protein: MTVPYFAYGSNLGQSALRERCPSARQLGVARVEGFRLGFTRRSEKRRGGVADLVPAPGSVVWGALFDVGDELELLDRYEGVPTAYRRELWKVTTPEGSSVEAWVYVVAQKAAEMLPSREYWELLVEGAREAGLSGEYVAEIERIAHLP
- a CDS encoding electron transfer flavoprotein subunit alpha/FixB family protein, with translation MADILVVAELTADGKVRKTTHSAIAMAKQALPALGGSFSILVMGASAKAAAAELTGFGAAKVLACEDASLANYVCEQYAPTVAEVGKAYGLIVACASSFGKDLLPRVAAKLDAAYAGDCSGLSVSGNKVVFKRPMFAGNVFGHVELGTAIQVATARQSEFEPAAPSGGSSPVESVAKVAPSAGASRVEFVSLEAVKSARPDLGEASIVVSGGRALKEKFFDVLNPLADTLGAAIGASRAACDAGYCPGDLQVGQTGKIVAPSLYFAIGISGAIQHIAGMKGSKTIVAINKDAEAPIFQLSDYGLVADLFQAVPALVEDLKKHKAQKG
- a CDS encoding electron transfer flavoprotein subunit beta/FixA family protein; translation: MKILVPLKRVADPANHNKVKIPASADKVDTAGLEWQINPFDLYALETALRLTEDGKAPKVRVGEVVALTLGPTETETNLRSALATGADRAIRVDTTDEALDGRLVALAIKKIVEEEKPDLVIMGKQVVDGENNYVGQAVAAMLDWPMATFAATIKEEAGGLLVGREVDGGVSTLRVKFPAVITVDLRIVAPDSVYSSKTAAGFKYPYEEVRFAPLPAIMQAKKKPLAVKKLAELVGDAALTSKYVRFEAPPGRKAGVKVKDVAELVQKLATEAKAI
- the nadB gene encoding L-aspartate oxidase is translated as MSITTDCLVLGSGIAGLTFALNAARHGSVLIVTKRAREDSSTAWAQGGVAAVLAPDDTLERHVADTLTAGAGLCHQLAVELCVKEGPAAIRQLVDYGVPFSRNEQGELDLGREGGHTARRVAHAGDITGREIERTLLERVAENPNITLLDWHMGVDLIVLSKFGGPDTCVGAYVLDEKSGTVRRVLARQTVIATGGAGKVYLYTSNPDVATGDGIAMAYRAGAEIANMEFYQFHPTCLHHPQARTFLISEALRGEGAILRHPETKEAFMTRHHPMADLAPRDIVARAIDFEMKKSGSDYVLLDITHKPASFVKERFPNIHAECLRYGMDMTERPLPVVPAAHYLCGGITSDLHGRTSLPGLMAIGESACTGLHGANRLASNSLLEGLVLGKRAADKAGPLLPELRQSPWPEVPEWEVGSAVPSDEAVVVTQNWDELRRLMWNYVGIVRSDTRLRRAARRVALLEEEIREYYWKHLVNRDLLELRNIATVAELIISCAASRRESRGLHSTLDYAETRPELAEDTVTKRGVVPHLRGR
- a CDS encoding patatin-like phospholipase family protein, which encodes MAEPRVALCLPGGGATGAMFQIGALAALEDGLLGLEERGFDLYVGTNSGASVAAALAAGQDPERLYRAFLDPADQYFPLERKHILKMDLDAWRRTLVSAWQALRHGTSSLISRAPAPSPAVLWEELDRFYDTLPTGLFSLDAYERFLEDFFVRRGIPNTFHGMPKPLRIMAHDLDSGERVLFGAEGFDHVPVTRACIASMAVAPFFSPVRIADRWYIDAGSAQVSHLDVAVGEGANVIVVVNPMVPVRAQAVPTGHGLKGSVRDKGLMWVMNQSLRIGMHQQMHESMTRIVQSGAADVLLIEPEPTDALLFMYNPASFAARRKILEHAYRTTRARIGGWLESRHPALDHAGFTPKAEID
- a CDS encoding PrsW family intramembrane metalloprotease gives rise to the protein MTSTLISTLLLAILYLAVVRFVDMNEKEPLWAMLMVFFLGAAGATLVALVAQNTLLGLNLWASASIKELVKFLGIGAGVGVLVAYGQRRGWEEFNGTMDGIVYGTCGGLGFGVGERLVHELTFASVSVPGLEVSQVASFGKLALSGLSDGVVGAIIGAGFGLASEAKAPILRAVLPVVSLIGAVIADAAYQLLRHGNALGDSGALRANLALGVPVVFIALVAVYALLQERRAIHGHLDDELSTGAVGAADLPLLKSVIARQLTYAKTVLTFKIGFYLGLRSLHNLQVQLAFAKARLAGEADPARRARVDAEVAKIRAAALERRRALGLEGGAS